From the Candidatus Nomurabacteria bacterium genome, one window contains:
- a CDS encoding 2'-deoxycytidine 5'-triphosphate deaminase — MKKTVNLMKNIESSRGALPAQHLSVLAENRFIIGLKKDNIKPASIDLSISGEIYEVKNSFQVPENKTVWETINEVGYIKHSIDKPIRVNRTYVAKLNESLDLPQNVYGYANPKSTSGRLDLHVRLLADCISPYDSIYRKGWKGDLWVLIKPKSFNIKLYPNISLNQLRLCYSDTRIGGFELESLMQSPGVLFDPNTNNRIGLKEMQAKDNQRSVILTIDAISTDIPLGYVANNDKDLVIDIKSTYKTEDFFKTVESKNNMIILQVGKFYILSSYEHVVVPVGYASEMASIDDRFGEFRSHYAGFIDPGWGVGEDGKGFGRPLTLEVRAFESMVVRHRQPIARLKYEHLAEIPNIHYDSIPSNYTRQIKAKLAKQFI, encoded by the coding sequence GTGAAAAAAACAGTAAATTTGATGAAAAATATTGAAAGTTCTAGAGGGGCATTGCCCGCACAGCACTTAAGCGTGCTCGCTGAAAACAGATTTATTATTGGTCTTAAAAAAGACAACATAAAGCCAGCTTCGATTGACTTGTCTATATCCGGTGAGATTTATGAAGTTAAAAATTCTTTTCAGGTTCCCGAGAATAAAACAGTATGGGAAACTATAAATGAAGTCGGTTATATAAAACATTCCATCGATAAACCCATCAGGGTAAATCGCACATATGTTGCAAAATTAAACGAAAGTTTGGATTTGCCTCAAAATGTTTATGGATATGCAAATCCTAAATCAACATCCGGTAGATTAGATTTGCATGTTAGATTATTGGCTGATTGTATATCGCCATACGACTCTATTTACAGAAAAGGATGGAAAGGAGATTTGTGGGTTCTTATAAAGCCAAAATCTTTTAATATAAAACTTTATCCGAATATTTCTCTAAACCAATTACGTCTTTGTTATAGCGATACACGCATTGGGGGATTTGAATTAGAGTCTCTGATGCAGAGTCCGGGTGTACTTTTTGATCCCAATACAAACAATCGAATTGGGTTAAAAGAAATGCAAGCCAAAGATAACCAAAGATCGGTCATCTTAACTATTGATGCCATTTCTACTGATATACCACTTGGATATGTCGCAAATAATGATAAAGATCTTGTGATCGATATCAAGAGTACCTACAAGACAGAAGATTTCTTTAAGACAGTTGAAAGCAAGAATAATATGATTATTCTTCAGGTTGGGAAATTCTATATTCTCTCATCATATGAGCACGTTGTGGTTCCGGTTGGTTATGCAAGTGAGATGGCGTCTATCGATGATCGTTTCGGAGAATTTCGTTCACACTATGCTGGATTTATTGATCCGGGTTGGGGTGTTGGAGAAGATGGGAAAGGTTTCGGAAGACCGCTTACGCTCGAAGTAAGAGCCTTTGAAAGTATGGTAGTTCGCCATCGCCAGCCGATTGCTCGACTCAAGTATGAGCATTTGGCTGAGATTCCAAACATACACTACGATTCGATTCCTTCAAATTATACTCGCCAGATCAAGGCGAAACTTGCAAAACAATTTATTTAA
- a CDS encoding FKBP-type peptidyl-prolyl cis-trans isomerase, protein MNKKTLLNIVIIVVFIILLIIIFRVFPSSVKAPENTDIKTTEISMDKITTASGLSYEIKVVGTGEVATEGSKVSVHYVGTLENGSKFDSSRDRGTPFSFNLGASQVIRGWDEGVAGMKVGETRILTIPSDLAYGPSGIPGVIPGGATLIFEVELLAVE, encoded by the coding sequence ATGAATAAAAAAACGCTTTTAAATATAGTAATTATAGTAGTTTTTATTATTTTATTAATTATAATTTTCCGTGTTTTCCCGAGCTCCGTTAAGGCTCCAGAAAATACAGATATAAAAACAACAGAAATATCTATGGATAAAATCACAACAGCAAGTGGCCTTTCTTATGAAATTAAAGTCGTCGGTACTGGAGAAGTGGCTACAGAGGGTAGTAAAGTTAGTGTTCATTATGTAGGAACGCTTGAAAATGGTTCTAAATTTGATTCAAGTCGTGATCGTGGAACACCATTTTCTTTCAACCTAGGAGCTTCTCAGGTTATTAGAGGTTGGGACGAGGGTGTGGCTGGTATGAAAGTAGGAGAAACTAGAATTCTTACAATTCCAAGTGATCTTGCTTATGGTCCAAGTGGTATCCCGGGTGTTATACCAGGTGGAGCAACTTTGATTTTTGAAGTTGAATTGCTCGCTGTAGAATAA
- a CDS encoding TIGR00730 family Rossman fold protein — protein MDKNKWLTPEEIEIECLDESRNDKSTARLCSINREFKQGFEFIESYKDSVSFFGSARFTEENEHYIDALDLAYKIVNELDFIVVTGGGPGIMEAANKGAKEAGGISLGLPIRLKNEENVNKYVTDAVRFNNFSARKTTLTYAASAYIFYPGGFGTLDELFEILTLTQTNKIPKAPIFLMGSDYWGPMDKFIRENVLELHEAIDKTDVNIYKVLDTHEEVLDAIRKHKGELSKRF, from the coding sequence ATGGATAAAAATAAATGGCTTACACCAGAAGAGATAGAGATTGAATGTTTAGACGAAAGCAGAAATGACAAGAGTACAGCTCGTCTTTGTAGTATAAATAGGGAATTTAAACAGGGATTTGAGTTTATAGAAAGTTACAAGGATTCTGTGTCTTTCTTTGGCTCTGCAAGATTTACTGAAGAAAATGAGCACTATATAGATGCGCTTGATTTAGCTTATAAAATTGTTAATGAGTTAGATTTTATAGTCGTAACTGGCGGAGGTCCGGGTATTATGGAAGCCGCAAACAAGGGAGCAAAAGAAGCGGGTGGAATATCCTTGGGTTTACCGATCAGACTTAAAAACGAAGAGAATGTAAACAAATACGTAACTGATGCAGTACGTTTCAATAATTTTTCCGCTCGCAAAACCACTCTTACATATGCTGCAAGTGCATATATATTTTATCCTGGAGGTTTTGGTACGCTCGATGAGCTTTTTGAAATACTTACACTCACTCAAACCAATAAAATTCCAAAAGCACCAATATTTTTGATGGGTTCAGATTATTGGGGTCCAATGGATAAATTCATAAGAGAAAATGTTTTGGAGTTGCATGAAGCAATAGATAAAACAGATGTAAATATATATAAGGTTTTAGACACTCATGAAGAGGTGTTGGATGCAATCAGAAAACACAAAGGGGAGTTATCTAAGAGATTCTAG
- a CDS encoding two pore domain potassium channel family protein → MFVRFGRTLRDALREREVRSVLVFLLIILLSGSIFYHLVEKWSYLDSLYFSVTTLSTVGADNISPATIAGKIFTMVYIFLGIGTMLRFINILAAHAKKEGAMHTLLGVDPYEKTKEIIQSTKDKFVS, encoded by the coding sequence ATGTTTGTTAGGTTTGGTAGGACCCTGCGTGATGCATTGCGTGAGCGTGAAGTTAGAAGTGTTCTCGTATTTTTATTGATCATATTATTGTCTGGGTCGATTTTTTATCACCTGGTTGAAAAATGGTCATACTTAGATTCTTTGTATTTTTCTGTAACAACTCTTTCAACAGTAGGGGCCGATAATATTTCCCCTGCAACAATTGCAGGAAAAATATTTACAATGGTCTATATATTTTTAGGTATAGGAACCATGTTGCGCTTTATAAACATATTGGCAGCACATGCTAAAAAAGAGGGTGCTATGCATACACTTTTGGGAGTAGACCCTTATGAAAAGACCAAAGAGATAATTCAGAGCACGAAAGATAAGTTTGTTAGCTAG
- the secE gene encoding preprotein translocase subunit SecE, producing MKILNYLRETKAELKHVNWPTKSQAILYTLAVLVISGFVAYLLGFFDFIFSSGLQKILIY from the coding sequence ATGAAAATACTAAATTATTTAAGAGAAACAAAAGCAGAGTTAAAACATGTGAATTGGCCAACTAAAAGCCAAGCAATTTTATATACACTTGCAGTTTTGGTTATATCTGGTTTTGTTGCATATTTGCTTGGATTTTTTGATTTTATATTTTCTTCCGGTCTACAAAAGATTTTAATTTATTAA
- a CDS encoding M23 family metallopeptidase, which yields MQVLPPIEDRIIRRPGSYQYKIEHYIPDLTYDEFWEDFYNRLSKIIGLRYPIKTKQIKIDEYFGHFGLRFHPIIHTANYFHIGIDILADYKTPVYPILPGIFEYSGFSRTNGKYVLVSHPDLKTDDGFSLWSIYMHLDKNKIKFTRYQKMLREMSFHTYPNIPIKTTRSIGTVGNSGDTRGMVPRLHLQIELRYKDKIIALDGARIFGIKNSENISANIVSIDEFKVFCDNHKDNLQDWRKIWDSNK from the coding sequence ATGCAGGTTTTACCACCGATTGAAGATAGAATTATTAGAAGACCAGGGTCTTATCAATACAAGATAGAGCACTATATTCCCGACCTCACTTACGATGAGTTTTGGGAAGATTTTTATAATAGACTGTCTAAAATCATAGGCTTACGCTATCCTATAAAAACTAAACAGATAAAAATAGATGAATATTTTGGTCACTTTGGTCTTAGGTTTCATCCTATAATTCACACAGCCAATTATTTTCATATAGGTATAGATATCTTAGCCGATTACAAAACACCAGTTTATCCTATATTGCCAGGCATATTTGAATATTCAGGTTTTAGTAGGACCAATGGAAAATATGTATTGGTATCTCATCCAGACCTAAAGACCGATGACGGTTTCTCACTTTGGAGTATTTATATGCACTTGGATAAAAATAAGATTAAATTTACGAGATATCAAAAAATGCTTCGTGAAATGAGTTTTCATACCTATCCAAATATTCCTATCAAGACTACGCGCTCTATTGGAACTGTTGGTAATAGTGGAGATACTCGCGGTATGGTCCCGAGATTACACTTGCAGATAGAACTGCGTTACAAAGATAAGATAATTGCACTCGACGGTGCTAGAATTTTTGGTATTAAAAATAGTGAAAACATAAGTGCAAATATAGTTTCTATAGATGAATTTAAAGTTTTTTGCGATAACCACAAGGATAATTTACAAGACTGGAGAAAGATATGGGATAGCAACAAATGA
- the nusG gene encoding transcription termination/antitermination factor NusG, with amino-acid sequence MAKQEAQGARNWYAIHTYSGYENAVMRNLMQRIESLGMQDKIFNVIVPVEKKIKIKGGKRVEQDEKVYPGYVLVDMIVTDDSWFVVRNTPRVTGFVGAGVNPVPLNQDEVNALFGKMEVDKTAKHNINLDVGEIIRIADGPFKDLEGRVDEIDHERGKVKVLVSMFGRETPVELDFLQVKKL; translated from the coding sequence ATGGCAAAACAAGAAGCACAAGGTGCACGAAACTGGTACGCAATACACACATATTCAGGTTATGAAAATGCTGTTATGCGTAATCTAATGCAGCGTATTGAATCCCTTGGAATGCAAGACAAGATTTTCAACGTTATTGTTCCTGTTGAAAAGAAGATAAAAATAAAGGGTGGCAAAAGAGTTGAGCAGGATGAAAAAGTCTATCCTGGTTATGTTTTAGTAGACATGATAGTTACTGACGACTCATGGTTCGTTGTGCGTAACACTCCGCGTGTTACAGGTTTCGTTGGAGCAGGTGTAAACCCAGTTCCTCTAAACCAAGATGAAGTAAATGCCCTATTCGGTAAAATGGAAGTTGATAAAACTGCAAAACACAACATCAATCTTGATGTTGGAGAAATTATCCGCATCGCAGACGGTCCTTTCAAAGATCTAGAAGGTAGAGTAGATGAGATAGATCATGAAAGAGGTAAAGTAAAAGTACTAGTTTCAATGTTCGGTCGTGAGACTCCGGTTGAACTAGACTTCCTTCAGGTCAAAAAATTATAG
- a CDS encoding dihydrofolate reductase translates to MKITIVAALQSSDNPKLNRGIGKDNKLLFRLPPDIKRLKKLTLGHPVIMGRLTYESLPDDFRPLPGRKNIVISKNPQFKPHKDVEVVESLAEAIKYASTLNDEDVFIIGGGQIYKEAINSGVVDRLELTLIKGKEKADTFFPEFENFGKITDSSSFHYEEGDLDYQFITIEKNK, encoded by the coding sequence ATGAAAATTACAATCGTAGCCGCGCTACAGAGTTCGGATAATCCGAAACTCAATAGAGGTATAGGCAAAGACAATAAATTACTCTTCAGGCTTCCACCTGACATAAAGCGTTTAAAAAAATTAACTTTAGGGCATCCAGTGATTATGGGTAGATTGACCTATGAATCATTACCGGATGATTTTCGTCCACTTCCTGGAAGAAAAAATATTGTTATAAGTAAAAACCCACAATTTAAACCACATAAAGATGTGGAAGTTGTGGAATCACTTGCTGAAGCGATAAAATATGCGAGCACACTAAACGACGAAGATGTGTTCATAATTGGAGGAGGACAAATCTACAAAGAAGCTATAAATAGCGGGGTTGTAGATCGACTTGAATTAACTCTAATAAAAGGTAAAGAAAAAGCCGACACATTTTTCCCAGAATTTGAGAACTTTGGAAAAATTACGGATTCGTCTTCCTTTCATTATGAGGAAGGTGACCTGGACTACCAGTTCATAACGATCGAAAAAAATAAATAA
- a CDS encoding serine hydroxymethyltransferase, with translation MKDLQIGKLISEEKKRQKSVINLVASENYVSKDVLEALGSELTNKYAEGYPGKRYYGGNETIDKIEKLAQERALKLFKLNKDEWGVNVQALSGSPANLAVYTALVPKGGKIFGMSLESGGHLTHGHKVSASGIFWKQVPYSVDKDKEVLDYEDLKREAALHKPDIIVAGFTAYPRIVDWEKFRHIADSVGALLLVDMSHIAGLVAGGVYPSPFKYADIVTTTTHKTLRGPRGAIIFSKKQYAEKIDKAVFPGLQGGPHENQIAAIAVALKEASTPSFKKYAKQVIKNSKALAVELKKLGWRIVSGGTDSHLILVDTWMNGKGISGKEASERLEKTGIIVNKNTIPFELRSPFDPSGIRLGTAAETTIGKTEKDMIKIAQKINTVLRK, from the coding sequence ATGAAAGACTTACAGATTGGAAAACTAATATCAGAAGAAAAAAAGCGCCAGAAGAGTGTAATCAATCTTGTTGCTTCAGAGAACTATGTTTCAAAAGATGTTTTGGAAGCACTCGGTAGTGAGCTTACAAACAAATATGCAGAAGGTTATCCTGGGAAAAGGTATTATGGAGGCAATGAAACAATAGACAAGATTGAAAAATTGGCGCAGGAGCGAGCTTTGAAGCTATTTAAATTAAATAAGGACGAGTGGGGAGTGAATGTTCAGGCCTTGTCTGGGTCTCCGGCAAACTTGGCAGTCTATACTGCGCTTGTTCCAAAAGGGGGGAAAATATTTGGTATGTCACTTGAAAGTGGAGGGCATCTGACACATGGCCACAAGGTTTCAGCATCAGGAATTTTTTGGAAACAAGTTCCGTACTCAGTAGATAAAGATAAAGAAGTTTTAGATTATGAGGATTTGAAACGTGAAGCCGCACTCCACAAACCAGATATAATCGTCGCTGGGTTTACTGCATATCCAAGAATTGTTGATTGGGAAAAATTTCGTCATATTGCTGATTCTGTCGGAGCTTTACTTTTGGTGGACATGTCACACATAGCAGGTCTTGTAGCCGGCGGTGTTTATCCTAGTCCTTTTAAATACGCAGATATTGTAACCACTACAACTCATAAAACATTGCGGGGTCCGCGTGGTGCAATAATTTTTTCCAAAAAACAATACGCAGAAAAAATAGACAAAGCAGTTTTTCCAGGTTTGCAAGGTGGTCCGCATGAAAACCAGATTGCCGCTATCGCAGTAGCGCTAAAAGAAGCGAGTACACCTAGTTTTAAAAAATACGCAAAACAAGTTATAAAAAATTCAAAAGCTTTAGCGGTTGAATTAAAGAAACTTGGTTGGAGGATTGTGTCTGGTGGTACAGATTCACATTTGATACTGGTTGATACATGGATGAATGGAAAAGGTATTTCAGGAAAAGAGGCGAGCGAGCGTTTGGAGAAAACTGGAATTATTGTAAATAAAAATACAATTCCGTTTGAACTTCGTTCACCATTTGACCCATCCGGCATCAGGCTCGGCACAGCAGCCGAAACTACGATAGGAAAAACAGAGAAAGATATGATAAAAATCGCCCAAAAAATCAACACAGTTTTAAGGAAGTAG
- a CDS encoding restriction endonuclease — translation MQVIKSTGEKELFDKEKLCSSLEHSGAPKELAKTVCESISSEIDPDITTSNIYRKALSYLIKEDLTLAAVYSLRKAVSALGPAGFIFERYIATILESYGYKTKLNQIMKGACIEHEVDVAAEKEDTHFLVEAKYHNEQGIRTHVPVVMYAYARLLDIEEAENKKERNKFDHKMWVITNTKFTDTAVRYAKCRSIKITGWNYPEGDSLEDMIVKNKLFPVTVLPSVDKDVLDIFSKNNIMLAQDIILFNPKTIHEKFGIEKQLAEQIYKEAITMTK, via the coding sequence ATGCAAGTTATAAAATCTACAGGGGAGAAAGAATTATTTGATAAAGAAAAATTATGTTCTTCTTTAGAGCATTCTGGGGCTCCAAAGGAATTGGCAAAAACAGTTTGTGAATCCATATCATCTGAGATTGACCCAGACATAACGACTAGTAATATATACAGAAAAGCCTTATCTTACTTAATAAAAGAAGACCTCACACTGGCCGCTGTTTATAGTCTGCGGAAGGCTGTTTCAGCTCTTGGTCCAGCTGGTTTTATATTTGAAAGATATATTGCCACAATCCTTGAGTCATATGGCTACAAGACTAAATTAAATCAAATAATGAAGGGTGCGTGCATAGAACATGAGGTTGATGTTGCTGCAGAAAAAGAGGATACGCATTTTTTGGTTGAAGCTAAATATCACAATGAGCAAGGTATACGTACACACGTTCCAGTTGTTATGTATGCTTATGCAAGATTGCTTGATATTGAAGAGGCTGAAAACAAAAAAGAGAGAAATAAATTTGATCACAAAATGTGGGTCATCACTAACACCAAATTTACGGATACAGCTGTAAGGTATGCTAAGTGTAGGTCTATAAAAATTACCGGGTGGAATTACCCAGAAGGTGATAGTCTAGAAGATATGATTGTAAAGAACAAATTATTTCCAGTTACTGTACTGCCGTCAGTAGACAAGGATGTTTTAGATATTTTTTCTAAAAATAATATAATGCTTGCACAAGATATTATACTTTTTAATCCAAAGACTATTCATGAAAAATTTGGAATTGAAAAACAATTAGCAGAACAGATTTATAAAGAAGCGATAACTATGACAAAATAA
- a CDS encoding SIMPL domain-containing protein (The SIMPL domain is named for its presence in mouse protein SIMPL (signalling molecule that associates with mouse pelle-like kinase). Bacterial member BP26, from Brucella, was shown to assemble into a channel-like structure, while YggE from E. coli has been associated with resistance to oxidative stress.) — protein sequence MNLNIDEKKFAMNSVAILSVVLTLFVFVKFVDAVSDLGRGDNNPFSTITVSGSGEAFAIPDVALINFTITNDGESVKEAQDKTTEAIALNLKSIRDLGILDKDIKTTSYTSTPKYSGVPCTYYSCRYNEQKIIGYTVSESIEVKLHDTSMTGAVLALLGENGVTLVYGPNYAIDDEDAVQALARANAIDIAKEKAKILAKDLDVKLVQIVSFQENGEMPYNYMGNDSFMAMEKDASSIPEVPLGENKFTSSVSITYEIR from the coding sequence ATGAATTTAAATATAGATGAAAAGAAGTTTGCGATGAATAGTGTTGCAATACTGTCAGTAGTACTGACCCTGTTTGTTTTTGTAAAGTTTGTCGATGCAGTTTCAGATCTAGGTAGGGGTGATAACAATCCATTTTCTACGATTACTGTATCTGGGAGTGGAGAGGCCTTTGCAATACCTGATGTAGCACTAATTAATTTTACAATTACAAATGACGGAGAGTCAGTAAAGGAAGCTCAAGATAAAACAACAGAAGCGATAGCTCTTAATTTGAAAAGTATTAGAGATTTAGGAATTTTAGATAAAGATATAAAGACAACATCATATACGTCTACTCCTAAATATAGTGGTGTTCCGTGTACTTACTATTCTTGTAGATACAATGAACAGAAAATAATTGGCTATACAGTCTCAGAAAGCATAGAGGTAAAATTGCACGATACTTCAATGACAGGGGCAGTGCTCGCTCTTCTTGGTGAAAATGGCGTGACTCTCGTTTACGGTCCAAATTATGCAATAGATGATGAGGATGCAGTTCAAGCACTTGCTAGAGCTAACGCAATCGATATAGCAAAAGAGAAAGCAAAAATCTTAGCTAAAGATTTAGATGTTAAGTTGGTTCAAATAGTTAGCTTTCAAGAAAATGGAGAGATGCCTTATAATTATATGGGTAATGATAGCTTTATGGCTATGGAAAAGGATGCTTCTTCTATCCCAGAGGTTCCATTGGGAGAAAATAAATTTACTTCTTCTGTATCAATAACTTACGAAATACGTTAA
- the rplK gene encoding 50S ribosomal protein L11, which produces MAKKIIKKVKLQVPAAKATPAPPLGPALGQAGINIGDFVTKFNAATSSMAGDIVGVQISVYEDRTYDFVIKTPPVAGLIFKAAGIEKGSGRPNTSKAGKITKAQVREIAEKKLVDLNAKDIEGAMKIVEGSARSAGIDVI; this is translated from the coding sequence ATGGCAAAGAAAATTATCAAAAAAGTAAAACTACAGGTGCCGGCTGCAAAGGCGACACCAGCTCCACCACTTGGACCAGCACTTGGACAAGCAGGTATAAACATCGGTGACTTCGTTACTAAGTTTAATGCTGCTACATCTAGTATGGCTGGGGACATTGTCGGAGTACAAATATCTGTTTACGAAGACAGAACTTATGATTTCGTAATCAAAACTCCACCAGTAGCAGGACTTATATTTAAAGCCGCTGGAATCGAGAAGGGTTCTGGAAGACCAAACACTTCAAAAGCTGGAAAGATTACAAAAGCTCAAGTTCGAGAAATTGCAGAAAAGAAACTAGTAGACTTGAATGCAAAAGATATCGAAGGAGCAATGAAAATCGTAGAAGGTTCAGCACGCTCAGCAGGAATCGACGTTATATAA
- a CDS encoding FAD-dependent thymidylate synthase, producing MKKEINPIVQNKMDGLLASVPEERREEVEKLLHTISAEETDTGAIVALFNLPSPEDSAMLQSLNSRSSGGMFVNLRKVLLKGSSDFMESFYVNYGDKSIGDCGTVTIYLDGISMIAAKQLQNWPLYSGQETSTRYVAMTKLGCYDPIDLENTRMIIDMLMDFYEEGIRVLPEYLKARFPMDPKPSDKTDGEHKAQYEKTINAKMYDILGAFLPAGARTNASIHMNLRQIDEQQRLLVYNPSGEVSGIAENILNVLKSNFPATYTKKKSYPEQEEYWKMCAEDLCYFDPDDTTWPEFQMWGTVHMTDFRKYQKYIDARPKKTELPKVMGKLGDIHFKTLLDYRSFRDIQRQRNGITEIPLLTIKYGFENWYLKQLPENLKDRAISLLREVEKLVFELSTQISKFDLQYFIPMGYKCPCEFSRNLVSEVFVQELRTGLAVHPTVRNMEKKCAEWMMREFPDLKLHVEMSDSEWDMKRGLHDIVEK from the coding sequence ATGAAAAAAGAAATCAACCCAATTGTCCAGAATAAAATGGATGGTTTACTCGCGTCTGTTCCAGAGGAAAGACGTGAAGAAGTAGAAAAATTATTGCATACAATCTCTGCCGAAGAGACAGATACGGGTGCGATAGTGGCATTGTTTAATCTTCCAAGTCCGGAAGACAGTGCGATGCTTCAGTCGCTCAATTCCAGAAGTTCCGGTGGTATGTTTGTGAATTTGCGTAAAGTTTTACTCAAAGGCTCAAGTGATTTCATGGAAAGTTTCTATGTAAATTATGGAGACAAATCAATCGGAGATTGTGGTACTGTTACCATTTATCTCGACGGCATATCTATGATTGCTGCAAAGCAACTTCAGAACTGGCCACTTTATAGTGGACAGGAAACTAGTACGAGATATGTTGCGATGACCAAGCTTGGTTGTTATGACCCTATTGATTTAGAAAACACTAGAATGATCATCGATATGCTGATGGATTTCTACGAAGAAGGCATCAGGGTATTACCTGAATATCTTAAGGCTCGTTTTCCTATGGATCCTAAGCCTTCAGATAAAACAGATGGGGAGCATAAAGCTCAGTACGAGAAGACTATTAATGCAAAGATGTATGATATCCTCGGGGCATTTTTGCCCGCTGGTGCCCGCACCAATGCTTCAATACATATGAACCTGAGACAGATTGATGAACAGCAAAGATTGTTAGTTTACAATCCATCAGGTGAAGTTTCGGGTATAGCGGAAAATATTTTGAATGTTCTGAAATCAAATTTTCCAGCAACATACACAAAGAAGAAAAGCTATCCTGAGCAAGAAGAATACTGGAAGATGTGTGCAGAAGATTTATGTTACTTTGATCCTGACGATACTACTTGGCCAGAATTTCAAATGTGGGGCACAGTACACATGACGGACTTCAGGAAATATCAAAAATACATCGACGCACGCCCTAAAAAGACTGAGCTTCCAAAAGTCATGGGTAAGTTAGGAGATATTCACTTCAAGACTCTTTTGGACTATCGCTCTTTCAGAGATATTCAGCGCCAACGAAATGGTATTACAGAGATTCCGTTGTTGACGATTAAATATGGTTTTGAAAACTGGTACTTGAAACAGTTACCTGAGAACCTCAAAGATCGTGCCATATCTCTTTTGAGAGAGGTTGAAAAGTTGGTATTCGAACTCAGTACTCAAATTTCAAAATTTGATTTGCAGTATTTTATTCCAATGGGCTACAAGTGTCCGTGCGAATTCTCCCGTAATCTGGTTTCAGAGGTGTTTGTGCAGGAACTTCGCACTGGTCTTGCTGTACATCCGACCGTGCGCAATATGGAAAAGAAATGTGCAGAGTGGATGATGAGAGAGTTTCCAGATTTGAAGCTTCACGTAGAGATGTCCGATAGTGAATGGGATATGAAGCGTGGATTGCATGATATTGTTGAAAAATAA
- a CDS encoding peroxiredoxin, translating into MIETNTLAPDFSLPDENGEFHSLEEYRGSWVLLYFYPKDDTPGCTKEACSLRDHALDYEQNDLIVVGISNDSGENHQKFISKYKLPFTLLSDEKEKVINMYGAGGALGTKRISYLIDPEGMVEKVYPKVDPENHAGEVLKDLESLR; encoded by the coding sequence ATGATAGAAACAAATACACTAGCTCCAGACTTTTCACTACCAGATGAAAATGGAGAATTTCACTCATTAGAAGAATATAGGGGATCTTGGGTATTGTTATATTTTTACCCCAAAGATGATACGCCAGGATGCACAAAAGAAGCGTGTTCTTTACGTGACCACGCCCTAGATTATGAACAAAATGACTTGATTGTGGTTGGAATATCAAACGACAGCGGAGAAAACCATCAAAAATTTATATCTAAATACAAACTACCCTTCACTCTTCTTTCGGACGAAAAAGAGAAAGTAATAAACATGTATGGAGCCGGAGGTGCACTTGGAACTAAGAGAATATCCTATCTTATAGATCCTGAAGGCATGGTAGAAAAGGTTTATCCAAAAGTTGATCCTGAAAATCACGCAGGAGAAGTTTTAAAAGATCTAGAATCTCTTAGATAA